One genomic window of Caballeronia sp. SBC1 includes the following:
- a CDS encoding aldo/keto reductase: MDYRYLGRSALKVSPLCLGAMMFGGETDEATSKRIVDKAFDQGVNFIDTADVYHAGRSEEIVGRAIADRRDNWVVATKFGYPTTQGPNEQGQSRKWIIQSVEASLKRLGTDYIDILYFHRALVDAPLEEGVRAIGDLIRQGKIRYFGLSNFRGWRIAEIARLADQMGIDRPVASEPLYNIVDRTAEVEQLPAAAHYGLGVVSYSPLARGVLSGKYAVDATPPADSRAGRGDKRIQQTEWRPESLRIAQTIADHAAKCGTTSIAFALAWVLKNRIVSSTIAGPRTEAQWDSYVEALKLELGPEDEKLVDNLVAPGHASTPGYTDPGYPVEGRRVG, translated from the coding sequence ATGGATTATCGGTATCTGGGCCGTAGCGCCCTCAAGGTCTCGCCCTTGTGTCTGGGCGCAATGATGTTCGGTGGCGAAACTGACGAGGCAACCTCAAAGCGCATCGTCGACAAAGCGTTCGATCAAGGCGTTAATTTCATCGACACCGCTGACGTTTATCACGCGGGTCGTTCGGAAGAAATCGTTGGGCGAGCCATCGCTGATCGTCGGGACAACTGGGTGGTTGCCACCAAGTTCGGCTATCCGACCACGCAAGGTCCGAACGAACAGGGTCAGTCGCGCAAGTGGATCATTCAGTCTGTTGAAGCGAGCCTGAAGCGTCTGGGCACGGACTATATCGACATCCTGTACTTTCATCGGGCGCTCGTTGACGCACCGCTGGAAGAGGGCGTGCGTGCGATCGGCGATCTGATTCGCCAGGGCAAGATCCGTTACTTCGGCTTGTCCAATTTCCGTGGCTGGCGCATTGCCGAAATCGCACGTCTCGCCGACCAGATGGGAATTGACCGGCCCGTCGCGAGCGAACCGCTCTACAACATTGTGGACCGTACCGCGGAAGTCGAGCAACTGCCGGCAGCAGCGCACTACGGTCTGGGTGTCGTTTCGTACAGTCCGCTCGCGCGTGGCGTCCTCAGCGGCAAATATGCAGTGGATGCCACACCGCCGGCCGACTCGCGCGCAGGCCGCGGCGACAAGCGAATCCAGCAGACCGAGTGGCGCCCGGAATCGCTCAGGATCGCACAAACTATCGCGGATCATGCTGCGAAATGTGGAACGACTTCCATAGCCTTCGCTCTCGCATGGGTGCTCAAGAACCGCATTGTCAGCAGCACCATAGCGGGTCCGCGTACCGAAGCGCAGTGGGACAGCTACGTCGAAGCGCTCAAGTTGGAGCTCGGACCCGAGGACGAAAAGCTTGTCGATAACCTCGTTGCGCCAGGGCATGCGTCGACACCTGGGTATACCGATCCTGGATACCCGGTCGAAGGGCGGCGAGTCGGCTGA
- a CDS encoding MarR family winged helix-turn-helix transcriptional regulator, whose amino-acid sequence MTASRLPINPGICNNTALRKAARRLTRFYDACMADTGLRATQYTILSLLANRGPTTMAALADLLSMDRATMGHNLRPLERDGLVTIRVGSEDRREREVGLSTVGASIEAQSKPYWLKAQASFEKEFGKQDALAMRRMMVRITQLELDAEEATS is encoded by the coding sequence ATGACTGCGTCTCGCCTGCCAATCAATCCGGGCATCTGCAACAACACTGCGCTGCGTAAAGCCGCGCGACGCTTGACCCGTTTCTACGATGCCTGCATGGCGGACACCGGTTTGCGCGCCACGCAATACACTATCCTGAGCCTGCTCGCGAACCGCGGCCCTACTACCATGGCCGCGCTTGCCGACCTGTTGTCGATGGATCGGGCGACCATGGGGCACAACCTGCGCCCGCTCGAGCGCGACGGACTGGTAACAATTCGGGTCGGAAGCGAGGACCGCCGAGAGCGTGAAGTGGGGTTGTCTACCGTAGGCGCCAGCATCGAGGCACAAAGCAAGCCCTATTGGCTGAAGGCGCAAGCAAGCTTTGAAAAAGAATTCGGCAAACAGGATGCGTTAGCTATGCGGCGAATGATGGTTCGAATCACGCAACTGGAACTCGACGCCGAGGAAGCAACTTCTTGA
- a CDS encoding nuclear transport factor 2 family protein, producing MNIQRSQKTLASLIAAVILSAAHLPAHAAATHEFTDKDRQEVKDVFLRQAAAATAHDIVAFEGVFASAPAGQPDPVVLVARPYRFWGKPALIAHFKETFKGVWKFNPNVDSIKIIPLTADVAQLYAETQITGGPLDVPSKAAPYLVYEVAVRTAEGWRIAAIVPLAAQAQ from the coding sequence ATGAATATTCAGCGCAGTCAGAAAACCCTCGCTTCGCTCATCGCCGCCGTGATCCTGAGCGCTGCTCATCTGCCGGCCCACGCCGCAGCCACGCATGAATTCACCGACAAGGACAGGCAAGAGGTCAAGGATGTTTTTCTCCGTCAGGCAGCTGCCGCCACCGCACATGACATAGTGGCGTTCGAGGGCGTATTCGCGTCGGCGCCGGCCGGTCAACCCGACCCCGTCGTGTTAGTCGCCCGCCCGTACCGCTTCTGGGGAAAGCCGGCGCTGATCGCGCACTTCAAGGAAACATTCAAAGGCGTGTGGAAGTTCAATCCGAACGTCGATAGCATAAAGATCATCCCCCTGACTGCGGATGTTGCCCAGTTGTATGCAGAGACGCAGATCACGGGCGGACCCTTGGACGTGCCGAGCAAGGCCGCCCCCTACCTCGTCTATGAGGTTGCGGTGCGGACCGCCGAAGGCTGGCGCATTGCGGCGATCGTGCCTCTGGCTGCGCAGGCCCAGTAA
- a CDS encoding beta-galactosidase — protein sequence MQLGVCYYPEQWPRSMWADDAKRMAELGITHVRIAEFAWSRMESRAGEFAWAWLDEAIETLAATGLKIVLGTPTASPPKWLIDAHPEVLPVRADGVRWNFGSRRHYDISSEVYRRECVRFVTAMAERYGRHPAIVAWQTDNELGCHDTVPSYSPAAQKRFQAWLQFRYESINALNEAWGNVFWSMEYPSFDAIGLPNLTPTDANPIHLLDFRRFMSDEVASFHREQIEVLRQHAPTADLLHNFMGFFTTFDHYRFADDNAIDVAAWDSYPIARTESIALPEEQKARYARTAHPDVSAFDHDRYRAIGGGRFWVMEQQAGPVNWASWNPVPAKGMVRLWAYEAFAHGAELVSYFRWRQCPFAQEQMHSGLNLPNNELSPGGLEVQQAAREIAASAALSELGAPTRAATAIVFDYETQWMFEIQRHGKTFDYQMLVFDYYEALRELGLDVDIVSSRADLSPYRLVVVPSIAVIDETLVGQIKKSSARWVFGPRSGSKTTAFAIPSGLPPGALQQVLPMQVLEVETLRPTLTPPLSFGEQQGHAMHWREHVRANGDTRVDAQFDDAWPAVLSHANVQYLAAWLSHDLHRALLERTAKEAGIKTQLLAEGLRIRRRGDLTFAFNFGTGQVQAPAPVNATFVLGQRQLATGDVCAWKDVQTG from the coding sequence ATGCAACTTGGTGTGTGTTATTACCCGGAACAATGGCCCCGTTCAATGTGGGCCGACGACGCAAAACGTATGGCCGAACTCGGCATCACGCATGTGCGGATCGCGGAATTTGCGTGGAGCCGGATGGAGTCGCGCGCCGGCGAATTCGCCTGGGCATGGCTTGACGAAGCCATCGAGACGCTGGCGGCTACGGGGCTGAAAATCGTGCTGGGTACACCGACCGCGTCGCCACCCAAGTGGCTGATCGACGCGCATCCGGAGGTGCTGCCAGTGCGGGCGGATGGCGTGCGCTGGAACTTCGGCTCGCGTCGCCACTACGATATTTCCAGCGAGGTCTATCGGCGTGAGTGCGTGCGTTTTGTCACAGCAATGGCAGAGCGCTATGGGCGACATCCCGCTATTGTCGCCTGGCAGACCGATAACGAACTCGGCTGTCACGATACTGTGCCGAGTTATTCACCCGCCGCACAGAAGCGCTTTCAGGCGTGGCTTCAGTTTCGCTATGAGAGCATTAATGCACTCAATGAAGCATGGGGCAATGTGTTCTGGAGCATGGAGTACCCGTCATTCGATGCGATCGGTTTGCCAAACCTGACCCCCACCGATGCCAATCCGATCCATCTGCTCGACTTCCGCCGCTTCATGTCCGACGAGGTAGCGAGTTTTCATCGGGAGCAGATCGAGGTGCTACGGCAGCATGCGCCTACGGCTGACCTGCTGCATAACTTCATGGGCTTTTTCACGACCTTCGATCATTACCGCTTTGCTGACGATAACGCGATCGACGTGGCTGCGTGGGACAGCTATCCGATCGCACGCACTGAGTCGATCGCGCTGCCGGAGGAGCAGAAGGCGCGTTACGCAAGGACTGCGCATCCCGACGTCTCCGCGTTCGATCACGATCGTTATCGGGCGATCGGCGGTGGACGTTTCTGGGTGATGGAGCAGCAGGCGGGACCCGTGAATTGGGCGTCGTGGAATCCGGTGCCGGCCAAGGGCATGGTCCGGCTTTGGGCTTACGAGGCTTTTGCGCATGGGGCGGAACTGGTGTCGTATTTCCGCTGGCGCCAGTGTCCGTTTGCGCAGGAACAAATGCACTCCGGGCTTAATCTGCCTAACAACGAACTGTCGCCCGGCGGCCTTGAAGTGCAGCAAGCGGCCCGCGAGATCGCGGCATCGGCGGCGCTGTCAGAACTCGGCGCGCCGACGCGCGCGGCCACCGCGATTGTGTTCGACTACGAGACGCAATGGATGTTCGAGATTCAGCGTCACGGCAAAACCTTCGACTACCAGATGTTGGTGTTCGACTACTACGAGGCACTGCGTGAACTCGGCCTGGACGTCGATATTGTTTCGAGTAGGGCCGATCTGTCGCCGTACCGGTTGGTGGTCGTTCCAAGTATTGCTGTGATCGATGAAACGCTCGTCGGGCAGATAAAAAAGAGTTCCGCCCGATGGGTATTCGGTCCGAGAAGCGGCTCGAAGACGACTGCATTTGCAATCCCCTCCGGCCTCCCGCCCGGCGCGCTGCAACAGGTATTGCCGATGCAGGTGCTGGAAGTCGAAACGCTGCGCCCGACGCTCACGCCACCGCTTTCTTTCGGCGAGCAGCAGGGTCATGCGATGCATTGGCGCGAGCATGTCCGCGCCAATGGCGACACGCGTGTCGATGCGCAGTTCGATGATGCATGGCCGGCGGTTCTGAGCCACGCCAATGTCCAATATCTAGCGGCATGGTTGTCCCACGATCTACACCGCGCACTGCTGGAGCGGACGGCGAAGGAGGCCGGCATTAAGACTCAACTGCTTGCAGAGGGCTTGCGCATTCGCAGGCGAGGCGATCTGACCTTCGCGTTCAACTTCGGTACAGGGCAAGTGCAAGCCCCCGCACCGGTCAATGCGACGTTTGTGCTCGGGCAGCGGCAGCTCGCAACCGGCGATGTCTGCGCGTGGAAGGACGTCCAGACCGGCTGA
- a CDS encoding carbohydrate ABC transporter permease, which yields MYPLPVERWKPLNRRLYKASLPLALLIWLLPMLAVLVTSIRSSDELAHGDYWGWPKHFALIENYGTALTQTPMLHYFANSVLITVPSVIGAIVLASMAGFALATYKFPGNTAVLFAFVAGNFVPIQILMIPVRDMALKVGLFNTVWALVIFHVSFQTGFCTLFLRNFIKQLPFELIEAARVEGASEWTIYLRIVLPLIRPALAALGILVFTFVWNDYFWALCLTQGDEAAPITVGVAALKGQWTTAWNLVAAGSVLAALPSVLMFFAMQKHFVAGLTFGASKG from the coding sequence ATGTATCCGCTTCCCGTCGAACGCTGGAAACCGCTTAACCGCAGGCTGTACAAAGCCTCGCTGCCGCTTGCGCTTCTGATATGGCTTCTGCCTATGCTGGCCGTGCTCGTCACCTCCATACGTTCTTCGGATGAACTCGCGCATGGCGACTATTGGGGCTGGCCGAAGCATTTCGCGCTGATCGAAAACTACGGCACGGCGCTCACGCAAACGCCGATGCTGCATTACTTCGCCAATAGCGTGCTGATCACGGTGCCGTCGGTGATCGGTGCGATCGTGCTGGCTTCAATGGCGGGTTTTGCGTTGGCTACCTACAAGTTCCCGGGCAATACCGCCGTGCTGTTTGCGTTTGTTGCCGGCAACTTCGTGCCGATCCAGATCCTGATGATCCCCGTACGCGACATGGCGCTGAAAGTAGGGCTGTTCAATACGGTGTGGGCGCTGGTGATTTTCCACGTGTCATTCCAGACCGGCTTTTGCACGCTGTTTTTGCGCAACTTCATCAAGCAGTTGCCGTTCGAGTTGATCGAGGCGGCGCGCGTGGAAGGGGCGAGCGAATGGACCATCTACCTGCGCATCGTGCTGCCGCTGATCCGGCCCGCGCTCGCCGCGCTCGGCATTCTCGTGTTCACGTTCGTCTGGAACGACTACTTCTGGGCGTTATGCCTCACGCAGGGCGATGAGGCCGCGCCGATCACCGTAGGCGTCGCCGCACTCAAAGGGCAATGGACGACGGCGTGGAACCTCGTCGCTGCGGGTTCGGTGCTGGCCGCGTTGCCGTCCGTGCTGATGTTCTTCGCGATGCAAAAGCATTTCGTCGCCGGTCTGACTTTTGGTGCAAGCAAGGGCTGA
- a CDS encoding carbohydrate ABC transporter permease produces MSDSVARRLPAARRRHVSTTRRHQHRAAFFFLLPGCALFCLCVVYPIISSIHLSFYNWDGMTPKTFAGFDNYIELFHSDTFYTALKNNLIWLGLFLLAPPLGLLFALYLNQHVRGMRVVKSLFFAPFVLSGVVVGLVFSWFYDPGFGLLRLIVGHGIPVLGDPHTVTFGIIFAALWPQTPFCMVLYLTGLTAINPEVVEAARMEGAKGVALLWHVILPQLRPATFMAVVLTVIGALRSFDLIAVMSGGGPFDSSTVLAYYMYDQAIKYYREGYSAAIAVVLFAIMLVYIVFHLRRMLREER; encoded by the coding sequence ATGTCTGATTCCGTAGCGCGCCGCTTACCCGCGGCTCGGCGCCGGCACGTCTCTACTACACGCCGTCATCAACACCGCGCCGCATTTTTCTTCCTGCTGCCGGGCTGTGCGTTGTTTTGCCTGTGCGTGGTGTACCCGATCATCAGCAGCATTCATCTCAGCTTTTATAACTGGGACGGGATGACGCCGAAGACATTCGCCGGCTTCGATAACTACATCGAGCTGTTCCACTCGGACACGTTCTATACGGCACTCAAGAACAATCTGATCTGGCTCGGTCTGTTCCTGCTTGCGCCGCCGCTCGGGCTGCTGTTCGCGTTGTATCTGAACCAGCATGTCCGTGGCATGCGCGTCGTGAAGTCGCTGTTCTTCGCGCCGTTCGTGCTGTCAGGCGTGGTGGTGGGGCTCGTGTTCAGCTGGTTTTATGACCCTGGCTTTGGTTTGCTAAGGCTGATTGTCGGCCACGGCATTCCTGTGCTCGGCGATCCACACACGGTGACGTTCGGCATCATCTTCGCCGCGCTTTGGCCGCAGACGCCGTTCTGCATGGTGCTGTACCTCACCGGTCTGACGGCCATCAATCCAGAGGTGGTCGAGGCGGCGCGCATGGAAGGCGCGAAGGGCGTGGCGCTGCTATGGCACGTGATTCTTCCGCAACTGCGGCCCGCTACTTTCATGGCCGTGGTGCTCACTGTGATCGGTGCGCTACGCAGCTTCGATCTGATCGCGGTGATGAGCGGCGGAGGGCCGTTCGACAGTTCCACCGTGCTCGCCTATTACATGTACGACCAGGCGATCAAGTATTACCGCGAAGGCTATTCCGCGGCGATTGCAGTCGTGCTGTTCGCCATCATGCTCGTCTACATCGTGTTCCATCTGCGCCGCATGCTGCGCGAAGAACGCTGA
- a CDS encoding ABC transporter substrate-binding protein, giving the protein MIAHRLRSLAHASVAVALVAGVLCCTVAEAATLTVNVSARGNQRSTWQDAFDKFKKANPDVDLKVTYITEEAYKVQMGGWLATDPPDVVSWHDGERMAYYAQRGLLEDLSPDWSKNGWSQQYASVKEASTYKGKQYAAPLGYDAYGFFYRKDLFEKAGIKGEPKTWDEFLDACKKLKASGVAPIAVAARDSWTLAAWFDYLDLRINGNAFHQQLMAGEIPYTDARVKKVYIAWKTLIDDHYFIDDALSYDLDSIAPFLANGKASMMLMGTFFSASIPASIRPQTGFFRFPVIDPNVPMAEDGPVNVLLIPAKAKNKADARKLLAFMEQPQINADLAKGWGQLPSNSQSAEPEDEISKVGFQTLANTKGGIAQFYDRDMTKEMADEGMKAMQQFYSDPSQLDAVLVRLEATRKRIYKK; this is encoded by the coding sequence ATGATTGCTCATCGCCTTCGCAGTCTGGCTCATGCATCAGTCGCGGTCGCGCTGGTGGCAGGCGTACTCTGCTGCACCGTGGCGGAAGCCGCCACACTGACGGTCAATGTATCGGCGCGCGGTAACCAGCGCTCGACCTGGCAGGACGCATTCGACAAATTCAAGAAAGCCAATCCCGACGTCGACCTCAAGGTGACCTATATCACCGAAGAGGCGTACAAGGTCCAGATGGGCGGCTGGCTCGCCACCGATCCACCGGATGTAGTCTCGTGGCACGACGGCGAGCGCATGGCGTATTACGCACAACGCGGCCTGCTGGAAGACTTGTCGCCGGACTGGAGCAAGAACGGCTGGTCGCAGCAATACGCGTCGGTCAAGGAGGCGTCCACGTATAAGGGCAAGCAATACGCGGCGCCACTTGGCTACGACGCTTACGGGTTCTTCTATCGGAAGGATCTGTTCGAGAAGGCCGGCATCAAGGGTGAGCCGAAAACCTGGGACGAATTCCTCGATGCCTGCAAGAAGCTGAAGGCGAGCGGCGTTGCGCCAATAGCCGTTGCCGCGCGCGATAGCTGGACGCTTGCCGCATGGTTCGACTATCTCGATCTGCGCATTAACGGCAACGCGTTTCATCAGCAATTGATGGCGGGCGAAATTCCGTATACCGATGCACGCGTGAAGAAGGTTTATATCGCGTGGAAAACGCTGATCGATGACCACTACTTCATTGACGACGCGCTGTCCTACGATCTCGATTCCATCGCGCCATTTCTCGCGAACGGCAAGGCTTCGATGATGCTGATGGGCACGTTCTTCTCGGCAAGCATTCCGGCCTCCATCCGGCCGCAAACTGGCTTCTTTCGTTTCCCTGTGATCGACCCGAATGTGCCGATGGCCGAAGACGGACCGGTCAACGTCCTGCTGATTCCGGCGAAGGCAAAAAACAAGGCTGATGCCCGCAAGCTGCTGGCCTTCATGGAACAGCCGCAGATCAACGCCGATCTCGCGAAGGGCTGGGGACAACTGCCGTCGAACAGCCAGTCTGCTGAACCCGAAGACGAAATTTCGAAGGTTGGTTTCCAGACGCTCGCGAATACGAAGGGCGGCATTGCGCAGTTCTACGACCGCGACATGACAAAGGAAATGGCCGACGAAGGGATGAAGGCGATGCAGCAGTTCTATAGCGATCCGTCGCAGCTCGACGCCGTGCTCGTTCGCCTTGAAGCGACCCGCAAGCGTATCTACAAGAAGTAA
- a CDS encoding ABC transporter ATP-binding protein yields MATIRLENVQKSYGDHPPVIRRVNLDIAQHEFCVFLGPSGCGKSTLLRMIAGLEDLSEGELHIGGRLMNDVPAAARGVAMVFQSYALFPHMTVFENMAFGLKLAKQPKDVIDRKVREAARILQLDSYLDRFPKALSGGQRQRVAIGRAIVREPGVFLFDEPLSNLDAALRGQTRVEIARLHQRFANASVVYVTHDQVEAMTLADRIVLLHAGADAERFGSVAQTGAPLDLYHHPKSRFVAGFIGSPRMNFIDAVVESIGKGSVTVTLAQSGECLVIHVDGQRLQRGQPVTVGVRPEHLRLDGDEQSIQCVTVLSEELGEHSYIHADHAAGTLVAKAPGDTSIGPGERLHIHVPASACHLFDADGLALRRSTLEPERIAA; encoded by the coding sequence ATGGCAACGATCCGTCTTGAGAACGTGCAGAAGTCGTACGGTGATCATCCGCCGGTGATCCGGCGCGTGAACCTCGATATTGCACAACACGAGTTCTGCGTTTTTCTGGGGCCATCGGGTTGCGGTAAGTCCACGCTGCTGAGAATGATCGCCGGTCTCGAAGACCTGAGCGAAGGCGAGCTGCATATTGGCGGACGTCTCATGAACGATGTTCCTGCTGCGGCGCGCGGCGTTGCGATGGTGTTCCAGAGCTACGCGCTGTTTCCGCACATGACCGTGTTCGAGAACATGGCGTTCGGCCTGAAACTCGCGAAGCAGCCCAAGGACGTGATCGACCGGAAGGTCCGCGAAGCGGCGCGCATCCTGCAGCTGGACAGCTACCTCGACCGGTTTCCCAAAGCACTTTCCGGTGGCCAACGGCAGCGCGTCGCGATTGGCCGCGCCATCGTGCGTGAACCCGGCGTGTTCCTGTTCGATGAACCCCTGTCGAATCTCGATGCTGCGCTGCGGGGCCAGACACGTGTGGAAATCGCCCGGCTGCATCAGCGCTTTGCAAACGCGAGCGTGGTCTATGTGACCCACGACCAGGTCGAGGCGATGACACTCGCCGACAGGATCGTACTGCTGCACGCAGGCGCCGACGCGGAGCGGTTCGGCAGCGTCGCGCAGACCGGTGCGCCGCTTGATCTGTATCACCATCCGAAGTCGCGCTTCGTGGCGGGTTTCATCGGCTCGCCGAGAATGAATTTCATTGATGCCGTTGTGGAGTCGATCGGCAAGGGCAGTGTGACGGTCACGCTGGCGCAAAGCGGTGAATGCTTAGTTATCCATGTCGATGGCCAGCGCTTGCAACGCGGTCAGCCGGTCACGGTCGGCGTGCGTCCGGAACACCTGCGGCTCGATGGCGACGAGCAGTCCATTCAGTGCGTCACGGTGCTCTCGGAGGAGCTTGGTGAGCACAGCTACATTCACGCCGATCACGCGGCCGGCACGCTCGTCGCGAAAGCACCCGGCGACACATCGATTGGTCCAGGCGAGCGCCTCCATATTCACGTTCCGGCTTCGGCATGCCATCTGTTCGACGCCGATGGACTGGCGCTCCGGCGCAGCACGCTCGAGCCTGAACGAATCGCCGCTTAA
- a CDS encoding LacI family DNA-binding transcriptional regulator translates to MVTLSEVAKRAHVTAATVSNVLRNREKVRPETADRVLKAIADLGYRPNLNARALAEGRSSTLALMLSNISNPFYPEFVLAAERAARKAGHFLMVCNTDDDAEIGRAYLNQIAGTLADGVLVMNTDIAINDLCASAMHSAPILLAMWEHPETPPALPCIAVDFALAGTLAAGHLLELGHREIGLLIGDGCGGLQDARSNGFRAAMHEAGIEADSAAVLQIRDSIDAGYAACMQLMANRPRLTAIFATNDLLAIGAAQALITLGRKVPDDVSVIGITDIQLAHQVHPALTTVAIQTAAIAELSVDRLIQLIQAPEVQPSMVIAPPPTLVVRASTGRRRAEST, encoded by the coding sequence ATGGTCACCCTGTCCGAAGTTGCGAAGCGCGCGCATGTCACGGCGGCAACCGTGTCCAACGTGCTGCGCAATCGCGAAAAAGTCCGTCCGGAAACGGCTGACCGCGTGCTGAAAGCGATTGCCGATCTCGGCTATCGGCCCAACCTCAACGCTCGTGCGCTGGCTGAAGGCCGCTCGTCGACGTTAGCCTTGATGCTCTCCAATATCTCGAACCCGTTCTATCCCGAGTTCGTCCTGGCAGCCGAGCGCGCGGCCCGCAAGGCAGGTCACTTCCTGATGGTGTGCAATACCGACGACGACGCTGAGATTGGCCGCGCCTACCTGAATCAGATCGCGGGGACGCTGGCCGATGGCGTACTCGTGATGAATACGGACATTGCCATTAACGACCTGTGCGCGTCGGCCATGCACAGCGCGCCAATTCTGCTGGCCATGTGGGAGCATCCCGAGACGCCGCCCGCCCTGCCCTGCATTGCCGTGGATTTTGCCCTGGCGGGCACGCTGGCCGCCGGGCATCTGCTCGAACTCGGCCACCGCGAGATCGGCCTGCTGATCGGCGATGGTTGCGGCGGCTTGCAGGATGCCCGTTCCAACGGGTTTCGCGCCGCCATGCACGAAGCCGGGATTGAGGCAGACTCCGCGGCCGTGCTGCAGATCCGTGATTCGATCGACGCAGGTTATGCCGCCTGCATGCAGTTGATGGCGAACCGGCCGCGCCTCACCGCCATCTTCGCGACCAACGATCTGCTTGCGATCGGCGCGGCGCAGGCGTTGATCACGCTTGGCCGCAAGGTGCCGGATGACGTATCGGTGATCGGCATCACAGACATCCAACTTGCGCATCAGGTACATCCCGCTTTGACGACCGTCGCGATCCAGACCGCGGCCATTGCGGAGTTGTCGGTCGATCGGCTTATCCAGCTGATTCAGGCGCCCGAGGTGCAACCGTCCATGGTCATCGCCCCACCGCCAACACTCGTTGTGCGTGCATCGACGGGCCGCCGGCGAGCGGAATCAACCTGA
- a CDS encoding efflux RND transporter periplasmic adaptor subunit: MSDTGSTQVKRSKRWRVLLLLVVLVLIGVVVVHLLRAKKPQRAAAPQVVTVATATLGSMPEILNELGTVTPTATVTVLPQLSGYLTAVGYREGQDVQKGQFLAQIDPRQYEIDKQQAEATLAKDRASLAQARADLARYTQLNERKSIAEQTFADQQFLVQQDEAAVKVDLANIAQFDLDIAYCHITAPVAGRVGLRLVDPGNYVTASSSPGIVVITTMKPTTVQFTVPQDSLASVLQRMNGGASLPVTAYSSDNSKEIGTGTLYAVSNQMATSTGTITLRATFPNDDETLFPSEFVNVKLLVDTLQNAVLVPTPAVQTGAPGDYVYLVNTNNTVSVHKVTLGPSDGKNTVITSGLAAGNIVVTDGTDRLSDGAKIQAAAAKPASGGAAAATPASGASAASGAQGQHKHAHGGASGAAAATATANAAS, from the coding sequence ATGAGCGACACCGGTTCCACGCAGGTAAAGCGCTCGAAGCGCTGGCGTGTCTTGCTGTTGTTGGTGGTGCTGGTGCTAATAGGAGTCGTGGTCGTGCATTTGCTGCGGGCCAAGAAGCCGCAGCGCGCGGCCGCACCGCAAGTAGTGACGGTCGCCACCGCGACGCTTGGCTCAATGCCGGAAATCCTGAATGAACTGGGCACGGTGACCCCTACCGCCACCGTGACCGTGCTGCCACAACTGAGCGGATACCTGACAGCGGTCGGCTATCGCGAAGGCCAGGACGTCCAGAAGGGGCAATTCCTCGCCCAGATCGATCCACGTCAATATGAAATCGACAAGCAGCAGGCCGAGGCGACACTCGCCAAGGACCGGGCTTCACTCGCGCAGGCGCGCGCCGACCTCGCCCGCTACACGCAGTTGAACGAGCGAAAGTCCATTGCCGAGCAGACCTTTGCCGACCAGCAGTTCCTCGTGCAGCAGGACGAGGCCGCAGTGAAGGTCGACCTGGCCAACATCGCGCAGTTTGACCTCGACATCGCTTATTGCCATATCACAGCGCCGGTGGCCGGCCGGGTAGGTTTGCGCCTGGTCGATCCGGGCAACTACGTGACCGCTTCGTCGTCGCCGGGCATTGTGGTCATCACCACGATGAAGCCCACCACCGTGCAATTCACGGTGCCGCAAGACTCGCTCGCGAGCGTGCTGCAGCGCATGAACGGGGGCGCAAGCCTGCCGGTCACCGCCTACAGCAGCGACAACTCCAAGGAGATCGGCACCGGCACGCTGTACGCGGTCAGCAACCAGATGGCGACGAGCACCGGCACGATAACCCTTCGGGCCACTTTCCCCAACGACGACGAGACGCTGTTCCCGAGCGAGTTCGTCAACGTCAAGCTGCTCGTCGATACGCTGCAAAACGCCGTACTGGTGCCTACGCCAGCGGTGCAAACAGGCGCACCGGGCGACTATGTCTACCTCGTGAACACGAACAACACCGTGTCCGTGCACAAGGTCACCCTCGGCCCGAGCGACGGCAAGAACACGGTCATCACGTCCGGGCTTGCGGCGGGCAACATCGTGGTGACCGACGGCACTGACCGCCTGAGCGACGGCGCGAAGATCCAGGCGGCTGCGGCGAAACCCGCATCGGGCGGCGCTGCTGCCGCAACCCCGGCGTCCGGAGCGAGCGCGGCGAGCGGCGCTCAGGGCCAGCATAAGCACGCCCACGGCGGCGCCTCGGGTGCGGCTGCGGCCACGGCCACGGCCAACGCAGCCTCGTAG